A genomic region of Xanthomonas campestris pv. phormiicola contains the following coding sequences:
- a CDS encoding DUF2628 domain-containing protein, which yields MNNQNLPERAPLSPKWQFRFDFFDRHGGPTSPDFKPAFKALSFGERLKINMNFFAFFFGWIYFFILGLWRKAIVLIGISVAIGVLSFFLPKMVVNGLGVAYSLLVGMIANYAYYLERKKGSTSWNPFEGMRWW from the coding sequence ATGAACAACCAGAACCTCCCCGAGCGCGCGCCGCTCAGCCCGAAGTGGCAGTTCCGCTTCGATTTCTTCGACCGCCATGGCGGTCCGACCTCGCCCGACTTCAAGCCGGCGTTCAAGGCGCTGTCGTTCGGCGAGCGCCTGAAGATCAACATGAACTTCTTCGCGTTCTTCTTCGGCTGGATCTACTTCTTCATCCTCGGGCTGTGGCGCAAGGCGATCGTGCTGATCGGCATCTCGGTGGCGATCGGCGTGCTGTCGTTCTTCCTGCCGAAGATGGTCGTCAACGGCCTGGGCGTGGCCTATTCGCTGCTGGTCGGCATGATCGCCAACTACGCCTACTACCTGGAGCGGAAGAAGGGCAGCACCAGCTGGAACCCCTTCGAAGGCATGCGTTGGTGGTAA
- a CDS encoding MFS transporter, which yields MSPLASKADAAPAGLSSGLIALFAAACGLAVANIYFSQPLIGIIAPELRLHAGLAGLIVALTQLGYGAGLLLLVPLADVAENRRLAIALLGGVVLGLLGIGLSQSAASFLVGSFVVGVCAVATQILVPFASHLAPEASRGRVVGTVMGGLLAGIMLARPFSSFVAATLGWRAVFFLSAGMMLLLMAVLRWRLPQRRPAQRASYAAVLASLPRLYAATPLLRRRAFYQGMMFAAFNVFWTGSPLLLAQSFGMDQRHIALFALAGAAGALVAPLAGRMADRGWTRPATGWALAAAALSFGIGAWAAHAHALLWLVVAALVLDAAVQVCQVLSLRSIYMLAPEQRGRLNGLFMTSVFLCGATGSVLAAAVFAYAGWSGLSLLGAGFGVAALLFYFSEFRRAAAPAR from the coding sequence ATGTCCCCACTCGCTTCCAAGGCCGATGCGGCACCCGCCGGCCTGTCCTCCGGCCTGATCGCGCTGTTCGCCGCCGCTTGCGGCCTGGCGGTGGCCAACATCTATTTCTCGCAACCGCTGATCGGCATCATCGCGCCGGAACTGCGCCTGCACGCGGGCCTGGCCGGGCTGATCGTGGCGCTGACCCAGCTCGGCTACGGCGCCGGCCTGCTGTTGCTGGTGCCGCTGGCCGACGTGGCCGAGAACCGGCGCCTGGCGATCGCGCTGCTGGGCGGGGTGGTGCTGGGCCTGCTCGGCATCGGCCTGTCGCAGTCGGCGGCCAGCTTCCTGGTCGGCTCGTTCGTGGTCGGGGTGTGCGCGGTGGCCACGCAGATCCTGGTGCCGTTCGCCTCGCACCTGGCCCCGGAAGCGAGCCGCGGCCGCGTGGTCGGCACGGTGATGGGCGGGCTGTTGGCCGGGATCATGCTGGCGCGGCCGTTCTCCAGCTTCGTCGCCGCCACCCTGGGCTGGCGCGCGGTGTTCTTCCTGTCCGCCGGCATGATGCTGCTGCTGATGGCGGTGCTGCGCTGGCGCCTGCCGCAGCGCCGGCCCGCGCAGCGCGCGTCCTATGCGGCGGTGCTGGCCTCGCTGCCGCGCCTGTATGCTGCCACGCCGCTGCTGCGCCGGCGCGCGTTCTACCAGGGGATGATGTTCGCCGCCTTCAACGTGTTCTGGACCGGCTCGCCGCTGCTGCTGGCGCAGTCCTTCGGCATGGACCAGCGGCACATCGCGCTGTTCGCGCTGGCCGGCGCCGCCGGGGCGTTGGTCGCGCCGCTGGCCGGGCGCATGGCCGACCGCGGCTGGACCCGCCCGGCCACCGGCTGGGCGCTGGCCGCGGCGGCGCTGTCGTTCGGCATCGGCGCCTGGGCCGCGCACGCGCATGCGCTGCTGTGGCTGGTGGTCGCCGCGCTGGTGCTGGATGCGGCGGTGCAGGTCTGCCAGGTGCTGAGCCTGCGCAGCATCTACATGCTGGCGCCGGAGCAGCGCGGTCGCCTCAACGGCCTGTTCATGACCTCGGTGTTCCTGTGCGGCGCCACCGGCTCGGTGCTGGCCGCGGCGGTGTTCGCCTATGCCGGCTGGTCGGGGCTGTCGCTGCTCGGCGCCGGCTTCGGCGTGGCCGCGCTGCTGTTCTACTTCAGCGAATTCCGGCGGGCGGCGGCGCCGGCGCGCTGA
- a CDS encoding antitoxin of toxin-antitoxin stability system: protein MSKQAVFTMKLEPELRDEFVAEAEAVHRPASQVLRELMREFVQRQRESREYEAFLRSKVEAGRVSMHAGQGQPNEEVEAAFAARRASVTHSR, encoded by the coding sequence ATGTCGAAACAAGCCGTGTTCACCATGAAGCTTGAGCCCGAATTGCGCGACGAATTCGTTGCCGAGGCCGAGGCAGTGCATCGGCCGGCCTCGCAGGTGCTGCGGGAACTGATGCGTGAGTTCGTGCAACGTCAGCGCGAATCGCGCGAGTACGAAGCGTTCCTGCGCAGCAAAGTGGAGGCCGGTCGCGTCTCGATGCATGCCGGACAAGGACAGCCGAACGAGGAGGTCGAGGCCGCGTTTGCCGCGCGCCGGGCCAGCGTGACGCACAGCAGATGA
- a CDS encoding type II toxin-antitoxin system RelE/ParE family toxin, with product MRVVWTPEAQQDRGDIWEHIAADNPKAAVRLDELFSEAALTLERHSMLGRAGRIAGTRELIPHEHYCLVYEIDGETVWILALIHTARLWPPLRD from the coding sequence ATGAGGGTCGTCTGGACGCCCGAGGCGCAGCAGGATCGCGGCGATATCTGGGAGCATATTGCGGCCGATAACCCGAAGGCGGCTGTCCGGTTGGACGAATTATTCAGCGAGGCGGCGCTTACCTTGGAGCGTCACTCCATGCTCGGTCGAGCGGGAAGGATCGCGGGCACGCGCGAACTGATCCCGCACGAGCATTATTGCCTGGTCTACGAGATAGATGGCGAAACGGTGTGGATACTGGCGTTGATCCACACTGCGCGCCTGTGGCCACCCTTACGGGATTGA
- a CDS encoding amino acid permease: protein MSFLFRRKSLDLVTVHEAGRRLVPTLSWPHLVALGIGAIVGTGIYTLIGVGAHLAGPAVLLSFAVAGAICACAALAYAEMATLMPAAGSAYTYSYIALGESIAWVVGWSLILEYSLVVSTVAVGWSGYAVGFLKGVGVDLPLWLTAGPHAGGVVNLPAVLITFVVAGMLMLGTQASATVNAVLVAVKIVALTVFVVIALPHFDSARMEPFMPFGFAKSMGADGVERGVMAAAAIIFFAFYGFDAISTAAEETKKPERDLAIGILGSMVGCTLIYVLVALSAVGAMSYTVFGQSAEPLALILRELGQGKAATLIAAAAVIALPTVLLAFLYGQSRIFFVMSRDGLLPRGLSKVSARTGTPVATTLFTAILVAALAGVARLDEIAALANAGTLAAFIAVAACLLVLRVREPGRERKFRTPLAWVVAPLAIGGCLYLFWSLPHTTQKWFALWNAIGVVAYLLYGRRHSLLQGEQTRQ from the coding sequence ATGTCGTTCCTGTTCCGGCGCAAGTCGCTCGATCTGGTCACCGTCCACGAAGCGGGGCGCCGGCTGGTGCCCACGCTGAGCTGGCCGCACCTAGTGGCGCTGGGCATCGGCGCGATCGTCGGCACCGGCATCTACACCCTGATCGGGGTCGGCGCGCACCTGGCCGGGCCGGCGGTGCTGCTGTCGTTCGCGGTGGCCGGGGCGATCTGCGCCTGCGCCGCGCTGGCCTACGCGGAGATGGCGACGCTGATGCCGGCCGCCGGCAGCGCCTACACCTACAGCTACATCGCGCTCGGCGAGAGCATCGCCTGGGTGGTCGGCTGGAGCCTGATCCTGGAGTACTCGCTGGTGGTCAGCACGGTGGCGGTGGGCTGGTCGGGCTATGCGGTCGGCTTCCTCAAGGGCGTGGGCGTGGACCTGCCGCTGTGGCTGACCGCCGGGCCGCACGCCGGCGGCGTGGTCAACCTGCCGGCGGTGCTGATCACCTTCGTGGTCGCCGGCATGCTGATGCTCGGCACCCAGGCCAGCGCTACGGTCAACGCGGTGCTGGTGGCGGTGAAGATCGTCGCCCTGACCGTGTTCGTGGTGATCGCGCTGCCGCATTTCGACAGCGCGCGGATGGAGCCGTTCATGCCGTTCGGCTTCGCCAAATCGATGGGCGCCGACGGCGTGGAGCGCGGGGTGATGGCCGCCGCGGCGATCATCTTCTTCGCCTTCTACGGCTTCGACGCGATCTCCACCGCCGCCGAGGAAACCAAGAAGCCCGAGCGCGACCTGGCGATCGGCATCCTCGGCTCGATGGTCGGCTGCACCCTGATCTACGTGCTGGTGGCGCTGTCGGCGGTCGGTGCGATGAGCTACACGGTGTTCGGCCAGAGCGCCGAGCCGCTGGCGCTGATCCTGCGCGAACTCGGCCAGGGCAAGGCGGCTACGCTGATCGCCGCGGCGGCGGTGATCGCGCTGCCGACGGTGCTGCTGGCGTTCCTGTACGGACAGAGCCGGATCTTCTTCGTGATGTCGCGCGACGGGCTGCTGCCGCGCGGCCTGTCCAAGGTCAGCGCGCGCACCGGCACGCCGGTGGCGACCACGCTGTTCACCGCGATTTTGGTCGCGGCGCTGGCCGGCGTGGCGCGGCTGGACGAAATCGCCGCGCTGGCCAACGCCGGCACCCTGGCCGCGTTCATCGCGGTGGCCGCGTGCCTGCTGGTGCTGCGCGTGCGCGAGCCCGGCCGCGAGCGCAAGTTCCGCACGCCGCTGGCCTGGGTGGTCGCCCCGCTGGCGATCGGCGGCTGCCTGTACCTGTTCTGGAGCCTGCCGCACACCACGCAGAAGTGGTTCGCGTTGTGGAACGCGATCGGCGTGGTCGCCTACCTGCTGTACGGGCGGCGCCACAGCCTGCTGCAAGGCGAGCAGACGCGGCAGTGA
- a CDS encoding response regulator: protein MSEQRPVVYLIDDDASIRAALEDLFASVDLQVHAFGSSREFLQHPLADAPSCMVLDIRMPGQSGMEFHRQLLETGLNLPTIFITGHGDIAMSVEAMKNGAIEFLTKPFRDQDLLDAIQHGIARDRERRQREAALADLRGRWATLTAGEQEVTRLVVQGLLNKQVAARLQLSEITVKVRRGQAMRKMKAGSLAELVRLAERIGL from the coding sequence CTGTCCGAACAGCGCCCGGTGGTGTACCTGATCGACGACGACGCCTCGATCCGCGCCGCGCTGGAAGACCTGTTCGCCTCGGTCGACCTGCAGGTGCACGCGTTCGGCTCCAGCCGCGAATTCCTGCAGCACCCGCTGGCCGACGCGCCCAGCTGCATGGTGCTGGACATCCGCATGCCCGGGCAGAGCGGCATGGAATTCCACCGGCAACTGCTCGAGACCGGACTGAACCTGCCGACCATCTTCATCACCGGCCACGGCGACATCGCGATGAGCGTGGAAGCGATGAAGAACGGCGCGATCGAGTTCCTCACCAAGCCGTTCCGCGACCAGGACCTGCTCGACGCGATCCAGCACGGCATCGCCCGCGACCGCGAGCGCCGCCAGCGCGAGGCCGCGCTGGCCGACCTGCGCGGGCGCTGGGCGACGCTGACCGCGGGCGAGCAGGAGGTGACCCGGCTGGTGGTGCAGGGGCTGCTGAACAAGCAGGTCGCCGCGCGCCTGCAGCTGAGCGAGATCACGGTGAAGGTGCGGCGCGGCCAGGCGATGCGCAAGATGAAAGCGGGCTCGCTCGCCGAACTGGTACGGCTGGCCGAGCGGATCGGGCTGTAG
- a CDS encoding ATP-binding protein, which yields MTPMTRCFTSPSPHRRLLALAVLLLALGAIFAADTLTDYGVAAALFYTVVILVAVRLLTRLGMLLLAGACIVLIVLSFQLSSAGAYRVGVINSVISIVVVAVTTSIAVQMERAKAAAHAAQAQLLRLARARSLGSLTASIAHEVNQPLAAIVTSGNACQRWLGQQPPNLERAQAALQRILDDANRASEVIARIRSLSKGEAPRKRAFDLNAAVLDVLALSRGELERNAIAVRVELAPALPPVLADRVQIQQVVVNLLLNAMEAMAGTPADARSILIGSAQEDAGSVRLTVADAGVGLSAEAQARLFDAFWTTKPDGIGIGLSISRSIVEASGGRIWAAPRSPCGAVFGVCLPIAKPGARP from the coding sequence ATGACGCCGATGACCCGCTGCTTCACCTCGCCCTCGCCGCATCGCCGCCTGCTCGCGCTGGCGGTGCTGCTGCTGGCGCTGGGCGCGATCTTCGCCGCCGATACGCTGACCGATTACGGGGTCGCCGCCGCGCTGTTCTATACCGTGGTCATCCTGGTCGCGGTACGGCTGCTCACCCGCCTCGGCATGCTGCTGCTCGCCGGCGCCTGCATCGTGCTGATCGTGCTCAGCTTCCAGCTCAGCTCCGCCGGCGCGTACCGGGTGGGCGTGATCAACTCGGTGATCAGCATCGTGGTGGTGGCGGTGACCACCTCCATCGCGGTGCAGATGGAGCGCGCCAAGGCCGCCGCACACGCGGCACAGGCGCAGCTGCTGCGTCTGGCGCGCGCGCGCAGCCTGGGCAGCCTGACCGCCTCGATCGCGCACGAGGTCAACCAGCCGCTGGCCGCCATCGTCACCAGCGGCAACGCCTGCCAGCGCTGGCTCGGCCAGCAGCCGCCGAACCTGGAGCGGGCGCAGGCGGCGCTGCAGCGGATCCTCGACGACGCCAATCGCGCCAGCGAGGTGATCGCGCGGATCCGCAGCCTCAGCAAGGGCGAGGCGCCACGCAAGCGCGCGTTCGACCTCAACGCCGCGGTGCTGGACGTGCTGGCGCTGTCGCGCGGCGAGCTGGAGCGCAACGCCATCGCGGTGCGGGTGGAACTGGCGCCGGCGCTGCCGCCGGTGCTGGCCGATCGGGTGCAGATCCAGCAGGTGGTGGTCAATCTGTTGCTGAACGCGATGGAGGCGATGGCGGGCACGCCGGCCGATGCGCGGTCGATCCTGATCGGCTCCGCGCAGGAGGATGCCGGTTCGGTGCGGCTGACCGTGGCCGATGCCGGCGTCGGCCTGTCGGCCGAGGCGCAGGCGCGCCTGTTCGACGCGTTCTGGACCACCAAGCCCGACGGCATCGGGATCGGCCTGAGCATCAGCCGCAGCATCGTCGAGGCCAGCGGCGGGCGGATCTGGGCCGCGCCGCGCAGCCCCTGCGGCGCGGTGTTCGGCGTCTGCCTGCCGATCGCAAAACCGGGAGCACGCCCATGA
- a CDS encoding MgtC/SapB family protein produces MEALRLFNLASLLDTLVSLSTAFALGALIGFERQVRQRTAGLRTNTLVAVGAAIFVSLGDRLFEIHGGTQGAVQVVAYVVSGIGFLGAGAIMKEGANITGLNTAATLWGSGAVGACAGAGLVAEAVLAAVFVLLSNTLLRPVVNRINRRPLEESSIEATYVFYVICARGVHGEVRERLIELLEAAHYPAREVDQHPFGQHDVEIAATLYATAVRADELDAVIQHLEGEAGVQQAFWNAGAEG; encoded by the coding sequence ATGGAAGCGCTGCGCCTGTTCAATCTCGCCTCGCTGCTCGACACCCTGGTGAGCCTGTCCACCGCCTTCGCGCTGGGCGCGCTCATCGGCTTCGAGCGGCAGGTGCGGCAGCGCACCGCCGGCCTGCGCACCAATACCCTGGTCGCGGTCGGCGCAGCCATCTTCGTCTCGCTCGGCGACCGCCTGTTCGAGATCCATGGCGGCACCCAGGGTGCGGTGCAGGTGGTGGCCTACGTGGTCTCCGGCATCGGTTTCCTCGGCGCCGGGGCGATCATGAAGGAAGGCGCCAACATCACCGGGCTCAACACCGCCGCCACCCTGTGGGGGTCCGGCGCGGTCGGCGCCTGCGCCGGCGCCGGGCTGGTCGCCGAGGCGGTGCTGGCGGCGGTGTTCGTGCTGCTCAGCAACACCCTGCTGCGCCCGGTGGTGAACCGGATCAACCGCCGCCCGCTGGAGGAATCCTCGATCGAGGCGACCTACGTGTTCTACGTGATCTGCGCCCGCGGCGTGCACGGCGAGGTGCGCGAGCGGCTGATCGAGTTGCTGGAGGCCGCGCACTACCCGGCGCGCGAGGTGGACCAGCATCCGTTCGGCCAGCACGACGTGGAGATCGCCGCGACGCTGTACGCGACCGCGGTGCGCGCCGATGAGCTGGATGCGGTGATCCAGCACCTGGAAGGCGAAGCCGGTGTACAACAGGCGTTCTGGAACGCCGGCGCCGAAGGCTGA
- a CDS encoding glutathione S-transferase gives MLTLYGKSSSINVRKVLWLCAELDLQIEQLPYGAGFAAVDTPAFRALNPNALVPVLRDGDFVLWESNSICRYLAARQQRADLLPTAPQARATVEQWMDWQASELNNAWRYAFMALVRDSPAHRDAQALAQGVAGWHRHMGILDAQLQRTGAYAAGADFTVADIVLGLSTQRWMATPMARPPLPAVAAYYERLSARPGFLAHGRNGMP, from the coding sequence ATGCTCACCCTCTACGGCAAGTCGTCCTCGATCAACGTGCGCAAGGTGCTGTGGCTGTGCGCGGAGCTGGACCTGCAGATCGAGCAGCTGCCCTACGGCGCCGGCTTCGCCGCGGTGGACACGCCGGCGTTCCGCGCGTTGAACCCGAACGCGCTGGTGCCGGTGCTGCGCGACGGCGACTTCGTGCTGTGGGAATCCAACAGCATCTGCCGCTACCTGGCGGCACGCCAGCAGCGCGCGGACCTGCTGCCGACCGCGCCGCAAGCGCGGGCAACGGTCGAGCAGTGGATGGACTGGCAGGCCAGCGAACTCAACAACGCGTGGCGCTACGCGTTCATGGCCTTGGTCCGCGACAGCCCCGCGCATCGCGATGCGCAGGCGCTGGCACAGGGCGTGGCCGGCTGGCACCGGCACATGGGCATCCTCGACGCACAGCTGCAACGTACCGGCGCCTACGCGGCGGGCGCGGATTTCACCGTGGCCGACATCGTGCTCGGCCTGTCCACCCAGCGCTGGATGGCCACGCCGATGGCGCGGCCGCCGTTGCCGGCAGTGGCGGCGTACTACGAACGGCTGTCGGCACGCCCGGGCTTTCTGGCGCACGGGCGCAACGGCATGCCGTAA
- the rmuC gene encoding DNA recombination protein RmuC has product MQTDSHFLILAGLLCAVIVLVLALLLRRNNHTALEQALREEQRGGRGELREQLDSLARQQDARSEGFARHLADLSTRTDQRLDLLREALTEDARRGRVEAGEAQQRVAELLNQRLVEMRSQLDAFGQQQDARMLQFGQQQSELIARIDAHLTALRETLVEDARKGRLEGAESQQRFADTLGQRLNELIQRNEQRIGEMRSTLEERLKELQADNAAKLEQMRGTVDEKLQTTLNTRLDASFKLVSERLEQVQRGLGEMQQLATGVGDLKRVLSNVKNRGGWGEVQLENILEQTLTQEQYARGVRVRPERNEAVDFAVRLPGRGHEDTPVWLPIDAKFPREDYERLLDAQEQGDADQVLAMGAQLERAIRVQAKSISDKYIAPPHTTDFAVMFLPTEGLYAETLRRPGLADLLQREHRIVIAGPTTVTALLNSLQMGFRTLAIEKRSSEVWGVLAAVKSEFGKFAGILEKAEKQIGTVGKSLGDASRKTRTIERRLRGVETLADAQFTPLLDLELPSADAEADEDPARDEQE; this is encoded by the coding sequence ATGCAAACCGATTCCCATTTCCTGATCCTGGCCGGCCTGCTGTGCGCCGTCATCGTGCTGGTGCTGGCGTTGCTGCTGCGCCGGAACAACCACACGGCGCTGGAGCAGGCCCTGCGCGAGGAACAGCGCGGCGGCCGCGGCGAACTGCGCGAGCAGCTCGACAGCCTGGCGCGGCAGCAGGATGCGCGCAGCGAAGGTTTCGCCCGCCATCTCGCCGACCTGTCCACCCGCACCGACCAGCGCCTGGACCTGCTGCGCGAGGCCTTGACCGAAGACGCGCGGCGCGGCCGGGTCGAGGCCGGCGAGGCGCAGCAACGCGTGGCCGAGCTGCTCAACCAGCGCCTGGTCGAGATGCGCAGCCAGCTCGATGCGTTCGGCCAGCAGCAGGATGCGCGCATGCTGCAGTTCGGCCAGCAGCAGAGCGAGCTGATCGCGCGCATCGACGCGCACCTGACCGCGCTGCGCGAGACCCTGGTCGAGGACGCACGCAAGGGCCGCCTGGAAGGCGCCGAGTCGCAGCAGCGCTTCGCCGACACGCTCGGCCAGCGGCTCAACGAACTGATCCAGCGCAACGAGCAGCGCATCGGCGAGATGCGCAGCACCCTGGAAGAGCGCTTGAAGGAACTGCAGGCCGACAACGCGGCCAAGCTCGAGCAGATGCGCGGCACCGTCGACGAGAAGCTGCAGACCACCCTCAACACGCGCCTGGACGCCTCGTTCAAGCTGGTCTCCGAACGGCTCGAGCAGGTCCAGCGCGGGCTGGGCGAGATGCAGCAGCTGGCCACCGGCGTCGGCGATCTCAAGCGCGTGCTGAGCAACGTCAAGAACCGCGGCGGCTGGGGCGAGGTGCAGCTGGAGAACATCCTCGAGCAGACCCTGACCCAGGAGCAGTACGCGCGCGGCGTGCGGGTGCGCCCGGAGCGCAACGAGGCGGTCGATTTCGCGGTGCGCCTGCCCGGCCGCGGCCACGAGGACACGCCGGTGTGGCTGCCGATCGATGCCAAGTTCCCGCGCGAGGACTACGAGCGGCTGCTCGACGCGCAGGAACAGGGCGATGCGGACCAGGTGCTGGCGATGGGCGCGCAGCTGGAGCGCGCGATCCGGGTGCAGGCCAAGTCGATCAGCGACAAGTACATCGCCCCGCCGCACACCACCGATTTCGCGGTGATGTTCCTGCCCACCGAGGGCCTGTACGCCGAGACGCTGCGCCGGCCCGGCCTGGCCGACCTGCTGCAGCGCGAGCACCGCATCGTCATCGCCGGCCCCACCACCGTCACCGCGTTGCTCAACAGCCTGCAGATGGGCTTCCGCACGCTGGCCATCGAGAAGCGCTCCAGCGAAGTGTGGGGCGTGCTGGCCGCGGTCAAGAGCGAGTTCGGCAAGTTCGCCGGCATTCTGGAAAAGGCCGAGAAACAGATCGGCACCGTCGGCAAGAGCCTGGGCGATGCCAGCCGCAAGACCCGCACCATCGAGCGCCGCCTGCGCGGGGTGGAGACGCTGGCCGATGCGCAGTTCACGCCGCTGCTCGATCTCGAACTGCCCAGCGCCGATGCCGAGGCGGACGAGGATCCCGCGCGCGACGAGCAGGAATAG
- a CDS encoding glutathione peroxidase — protein sequence MSQSIYDLPLTTIDGQPASLAAHRGKVLLVVNVASKCGLTKQYEGLEALYREKRADGLDVLGFPANDFKGQEPGSEAEIQQFCQLTYDVTFPMFAKIAVTGEATHPLYRALIQAQPHTEGEGPMREKLVGYGIEPNPAPGVLWNFEKFLVGRDGQVLGRFAPDVTAEDPRLRTAIEAALAA from the coding sequence GTGAGCCAATCGATCTATGACCTCCCGTTGACCACCATCGACGGCCAGCCCGCATCGCTGGCCGCGCATCGCGGCAAGGTGCTGCTGGTCGTCAATGTCGCCTCCAAGTGCGGCCTGACCAAGCAGTACGAAGGGCTCGAAGCGCTGTACCGCGAAAAGCGCGCCGACGGACTGGACGTGCTCGGTTTCCCGGCCAACGATTTCAAGGGCCAGGAGCCGGGCAGCGAGGCGGAGATCCAGCAGTTCTGCCAGCTCACCTACGATGTGACCTTCCCGATGTTCGCCAAGATCGCGGTCACCGGCGAGGCGACGCATCCGCTGTACCGCGCGCTGATCCAGGCGCAGCCGCACACCGAGGGCGAAGGCCCGATGCGCGAGAAGCTGGTCGGCTACGGCATCGAGCCCAATCCGGCGCCGGGCGTGCTGTGGAACTTCGAGAAGTTCCTGGTCGGCCGCGACGGCCAGGTGCTGGGCCGCTTCGCCCCGGACGTGACCGCCGAGGATCCGCGCCTGCGCACGGCGATCGAGGCGGCGCTGGCCGCCTAG
- a CDS encoding VacJ family lipoprotein produces the protein MNVLRILTSLALAAALGACAGAPKRTPPPPAATAVQATPADTAAADSGTVGDAAPAADAPAPVAGDTVAAAASVPPTAGAATAAEDDYAALYGSDPYNPVADPTLPAGVAVPQSYDPWEKYNRKVHKFNNVVDRTVARPLARAYVNVVPRPVRLGVTNFFDNLSSPLTMVNQLLQGRPLQAGQTLGRFVMNSTLGIGGIFDPASDAKLPRRSEDFGQTLGAWGWRRSRYVELPLFGPRTVRDVFGLAGDAPLSPLRQIEEDTVRIGLQGLQLVDTRAQLLSLDSMRDNAPDEYQLTRDAWMQRRAYQIEGDLRSHNKRQDNDLPDYLREEETNPTVPVDAMPIPEWRGGNR, from the coding sequence ATGAACGTGTTGCGTATCCTCACCTCCCTGGCGCTGGCCGCCGCGCTCGGCGCCTGTGCCGGCGCCCCCAAGCGCACCCCGCCGCCGCCCGCCGCGACCGCGGTGCAGGCGACACCTGCCGACACGGCCGCGGCCGATAGCGGCACCGTCGGAGACGCGGCGCCGGCCGCCGATGCGCCGGCTCCCGTCGCCGGCGACACGGTGGCCGCCGCGGCCAGCGTGCCGCCGACCGCTGGCGCCGCCACCGCCGCCGAAGACGACTACGCCGCGCTGTACGGCAGCGACCCGTACAACCCGGTCGCCGATCCGACCCTGCCGGCCGGCGTCGCCGTGCCGCAGAGCTACGATCCGTGGGAGAAGTACAACCGCAAGGTGCACAAGTTCAACAACGTGGTCGACCGCACGGTGGCGCGGCCGCTGGCGCGCGCCTACGTCAACGTGGTGCCGCGGCCGGTGCGGCTGGGCGTGACCAACTTCTTCGACAACCTCAGCTCGCCGCTGACCATGGTCAACCAGCTGCTGCAGGGCCGCCCGCTGCAGGCCGGGCAGACCCTGGGCCGGTTCGTGATGAACAGTACCCTGGGCATCGGCGGCATCTTCGACCCGGCCAGCGACGCCAAGCTGCCGCGGCGCAGCGAGGACTTCGGCCAGACCCTGGGCGCCTGGGGCTGGCGCCGTTCGCGTTACGTGGAGCTGCCGCTGTTCGGGCCGCGCACGGTGCGCGACGTGTTCGGCCTGGCCGGCGACGCGCCGCTGTCGCCGCTGCGGCAGATCGAGGAGGACACCGTGCGCATCGGCCTGCAGGGCCTGCAGCTGGTGGATACGCGCGCGCAGCTGCTGTCGCTGGACAGCATGCGCGACAACGCGCCGGACGAGTACCAGCTGACCCGCGACGCGTGGATGCAGCGCCGTGCCTACCAGATCGAAGGCGACCTGCGCAGCCACAACAAGCGCCAGGACAACGACCTGCCCGACTATCTGCGCGAGGAAGAGACCAATCCGACGGTGCCGGTGGACGCAATGCCGATCCCGGAGTGGCGCGGCGGCAACCGCTGA
- a CDS encoding STAS domain-containing protein, with protein sequence MASEPRLRRDGDTLALSGVLDRAAATALWPAALPLLAGARALDLRDVVQVDSAGLALLAELAARLRAQGQAEVAIHGAPAGLTELSAAYRLAPTLDFQSPPAAS encoded by the coding sequence GTGGCAAGTGAGCCACGCCTGCGTCGCGACGGCGACACGCTCGCGTTGAGCGGCGTGCTCGACCGCGCCGCGGCCACCGCGCTGTGGCCGGCGGCGCTGCCGCTGCTGGCCGGCGCGCGTGCGCTGGATCTGCGCGACGTCGTACAAGTGGACAGCGCCGGCCTGGCGCTGCTCGCCGAACTGGCCGCACGCCTGCGTGCGCAAGGCCAGGCCGAGGTCGCCATCCATGGCGCCCCGGCCGGCCTGACCGAATTGAGCGCCGCCTACCGGCTGGCGCCGACCCTGGATTTCCAATCTCCCCCGGCGGCGAGCTGA